In a single window of the Candidatus Nanopelagicales bacterium genome:
- a CDS encoding thioredoxin domain-containing protein, with amino-acid sequence MATQKPKSAREKAAEARAAAEAADKRRRLIINISIGAVLVVVVAALVGGAWITSQNNKNVTQPSADAAAPAGAFPADSPYKFGVEWSDGVTGKPVLEIWEDFQCPACRDFEAVFGPTLQKVADSGDAQVIFRSTSFLDGNFPGDHSKRAAAAYGCAVDAGKGEQYHDILYANQPENEGDGWTDQQLLSFAEQAGITGEAKTTFDKCLTDRTYVTWAVNGTQAMQEAGVSGTPSLYLNGVEVSNEDRATPEALLKAIQEAAANQ; translated from the coding sequence ATGGCCACCCAGAAGCCCAAGAGCGCGCGCGAGAAGGCCGCCGAGGCTCGAGCCGCCGCCGAGGCTGCGGACAAGAGGCGCCGCCTGATCATCAACATCTCGATCGGCGCTGTGTTGGTTGTTGTCGTCGCGGCGTTGGTCGGCGGAGCATGGATCACGAGCCAGAACAACAAGAACGTCACGCAACCGAGTGCCGACGCCGCTGCCCCCGCGGGAGCATTCCCGGCGGACTCGCCGTACAAGTTCGGTGTCGAGTGGTCCGACGGGGTCACGGGGAAGCCCGTTCTCGAGATCTGGGAGGACTTCCAGTGTCCTGCCTGCCGTGACTTCGAGGCCGTATTCGGCCCCACCTTGCAGAAGGTCGCCGACAGTGGTGACGCCCAGGTGATCTTCCGCAGCACGTCGTTCCTCGACGGCAACTTCCCCGGCGATCACTCCAAGCGCGCGGCGGCTGCCTACGGCTGCGCGGTTGACGCTGGCAAGGGTGAGCAGTACCACGACATCCTCTATGCCAACCAGCCCGAGAACGAGGGCGACGGCTGGACCGACCAGCAATTGCTGTCGTTCGCCGAGCAGGCCGGGATCACTGGCGAAGCCAAGACCACGTTCGACAAGTGCCTGACCGATCGCACCTACGTCACGTGGGCCGTCAACGGCACCCAGGCCATGCAGGAGGCCGGAGTGTCCGGCACGCCCAGCCTCTACCTGAACGGTGTCGAGGTTTCCAATGAGGACCGCGCGACCCCGGAGGCGCTGCTGAAGGCGATCCAGGAAGCCGCCGCGAAC